In Mytilus edulis chromosome 7, xbMytEdul2.2, whole genome shotgun sequence, a single genomic region encodes these proteins:
- the LOC139481704 gene encoding uncharacterized protein: protein MMTSSEPSCAVCEFQHVLKSASIWCSDCDEGLCIDCSKHHGISKATRKHVTIPISEYKTLPTYITNIKQTCSTHDEKYLIYCNEHECACCSKCIVERHTKCQNISNLDDVVKNTKTSNAFLEIHESVNEVAENIKRIRQDKNNNLKTLSEQRKQIERDVQQVRLNINRHLDKLQEDFILELYEIEKRENKKINQLMKALDKHESKIAEHQKNIANIKQHASDIQTFLALKQIESDVDKNCQFIDSITESNVLNRVEIKFYINTSLTDMANSVLEFGKVFIDISNSSVNIVKKKQQQAQLIVPKVSSIVPFENIQVKLEQTIITESSYIRGCCILPDSRFVFTYPYLDKVTVVKQGGTVDFVLNITAAYGIAYNNEDTTIAISSCWGSQGKHITIIDLPKRKVKKTFSPGGQTIGIAVTNNTLLYHIKNKAIRAMDLVDESIRDITTENMDTDINITICGNKLYYSSYKYHTVVCCDMQGVKQWTFKNENVLKNPLGISADNAGNVYVVGFQSNNVVVISPDGQTHRELLTKRDGLDYPCSINFRKETNQLLVANVYQKAYLYNVSSY from the coding sequence atgATGACAAGCTCTGAACCTTCATGTGCTGTATGTGAATTTCAACATGTCTTAAAATCTGCCTCCATATGGTGTTCAGATTGTGATGAAGGCCTCTGTATAGACTGCAGTAAGCATCATGGAATTTCAAAAGCAACAAGAAAGCATGTAACTATTCCGATATCAGAATATAAAACATTGCCGACTTACATTACAAATATTAAGCAGACATGTAGTACTCATGATGAAAAGTATCTGATTTACTGTAATGAACATGAATGCGCGTGTTGCAGTAAGTGCATCGTTGAAAGGCacacaaaatgtcaaaatatatcaaatctaGATGATGTTGTCAAAAACACAAAGACATCAAACGCTTTTCTGGAAATTCATGAATCAGTTAATGAAGTTGCGGAAAATATCAAACGGATCCGTCAAGATAAAAACAACAATCTGAAAACATTGTCCGAACAAAGAAAACAGATCGAACGTGATGTTCAACAAGTTCGATTAAACATCAATCGGCATCTCGATAAACTACAAGAGGACTTCATATTAGAATTGTATGAGATcgaaaaaagagaaaataaaaaaatcaatcagtTAATGAAAGCTTTAGATAAGCATGAAAGTAAAATTGCCGAGCACCAAAAGAATATAGCAAACATAAAACAACACGCATCAGATATACAGACTTTCCTAGCACTGAAACAGATTGAAAGTGATGTTGAtaaaaattgtcagtttattgaTTCAATTACTGAAAGTAATGTTCTTAATCGTGTGGAGATCAAGTTTTACATTAACACATCACTTACTGACATGGCAAATAGTGTTCTTGAGTTTGGAAAAGTATTTATTGACATCTCTAATAGCTCAGTGAACATtgtgaagaaaaaacaacaacaagctCAGTTGATAGTGCCTAAAGTATCATCAATTGTGCCCTTTGAGAATATACAAGTCAAGTTAGAACAGACTATAATAACCGAATCATCTTATATTAGAGGATGTTGCATATTGCCTGATAGTAGATTTGTATTCACCTACCCTTATTTAGACAAAGTTACTGTAGTTAAACAAGGCGGGACGGTTGACTTTGTTTTGAATATAACAGCAGCATATGGTATAGCGTACAACAATGAGGATACCACTATAGCGATATCATCCTGTTGGGGTAGTCAAGGCAAACACATAACTATAATCGATTTACCAAAACGAAAAGTAAAGAAAACTTTTTCACCGGGAGGACAAACCATTGGTATAGCGGTGACAAATAACACACTGCTGTATCACATTAAAAATAAAGCAATTCGAGCCATGGATCTTGTTGACGAATCAATACGTGACATAACTACTGAGAACATGGACACAGACATCAACATAACGATATGTGGAAACAAACTTTATTATTCCAGTTATAAGTATCATACAGTAGTATGCTGCGATATGCAAGGAGTGAAACAATGGACATTCAAAAATGAAAACGTTTTAAAGAATCCATTAGGAATATCAGCTGACAATGCTGGTAACGTGTATGTTGTAGGATTTCAATCAAATAATGTCGTGGTTATCTCCCCTGATGGACAAACACATAGAGAACTCTTAACTAAAAGAGATGGTTTAGATTACCCATGTTCAATTAACTTTAGAAAGGAAACTAATCAGTTATTGGTTGCAAATGTATATCAGAAAGCGTATTTGTATAACGTATCTAGTTATTAA